One region of Triticum dicoccoides isolate Atlit2015 ecotype Zavitan unplaced genomic scaffold, WEW_v2.0 scaffold187485, whole genome shotgun sequence genomic DNA includes:
- the LOC119344809 gene encoding bidirectional sugar transporter SWEET6b-like, whose amino-acid sequence MVSADVARNIVGIIGNVISFGLFLSPVPTFWRIYKAKDVEEFKPDPYLATLMNCLLWFFYGLPIIHPNSTLVLTINGIGLVIEGAYIIIFIIYAAKNTR is encoded by the exons ATGGTTTCCGCCGACGTGGCCCGCAACATCGTCGGCATCATCGGCAATGTCATCTCCTTCGGCCTTTTCCTCTCCCCTGT GCCGACGTTCTGGCGGATCTacaaggccaaggacgtggaggAGTTCAAACCGGACCCCTACCTGGCGACGCTCATGAACTGCCTGCTCTGGTTCTTTTACGGGCTCCCCATCATCCACCCCAACAGCACCCTCGTCCTCACCATCAACGGCATCGGCCTTGTCATTGAGGGCGcctacatcatcatcttcatcatctacgCGGCCAAGAACACAAGG